One window of Cryobacterium arcticum genomic DNA carries:
- a CDS encoding alpha/beta fold hydrolase, which produces MPPSEGEGPAPTGWFRRRRAPRLNVHSDTGSGPVVILVHGIASTAVTFRKVVPLLAPNHRVITVDILGHGASPKPAGCEYTLDDHVAALAATIQHLRLREPFVLVGHSLGSLIATRYASERRWFSPSGSRVSRLILVGPPIYLSPTDIGDPWVRARVTAYLRAYEFLRANKDFTLANAAVLARLLPKGILELTAENWTPFVKSLEHCIESQTMVSDIASLHVPVDLIYGALDAFVAPGSLRVVERMRHVTTHRVEANDHIVRSRIAKVLVRVIDGTPGPATDTPGGPTTAAVAG; this is translated from the coding sequence ATGCCGCCCAGCGAGGGTGAGGGGCCGGCGCCGACGGGATGGTTCCGTCGGCGCCGGGCCCCGCGTCTGAACGTCCACTCCGACACCGGCTCTGGCCCGGTCGTGATCCTGGTGCACGGCATCGCCTCCACCGCGGTCACCTTTCGCAAGGTCGTTCCGCTGCTCGCCCCGAACCACCGGGTCATCACCGTCGACATCCTCGGCCACGGCGCCTCGCCGAAACCGGCCGGCTGCGAGTACACCCTCGACGATCATGTCGCGGCGCTCGCCGCGACCATCCAGCACCTCAGGCTGCGGGAGCCGTTCGTGCTCGTCGGCCACTCGTTGGGCAGCCTCATCGCCACCCGCTACGCCTCGGAGCGACGCTGGTTTTCCCCCTCGGGCAGCCGGGTCTCCAGGTTGATCCTGGTGGGCCCGCCGATCTACCTCTCACCCACCGACATCGGCGACCCGTGGGTGCGGGCCCGGGTCACCGCGTACCTGCGCGCCTACGAGTTCCTGCGGGCGAACAAGGACTTCACCCTCGCCAACGCCGCCGTGCTGGCCCGCCTGCTGCCCAAGGGCATCCTGGAACTCACCGCGGAGAACTGGACGCCGTTCGTGAAGTCACTCGAGCACTGCATCGAGTCGCAGACCATGGTGAGCGACATCGCCAGTCTGCACGTGCCCGTCGATCTGATCTACGGGGCCCTCGACGCCTTCGTGGCGCCCGGCAGCCTCCGGGTGGTCGAGCGGATGCGGCACGTCACCACGCACCGGGTGGAGGCCAACGACCATATTGTGCGCAGCCGCATCGCCAAGGTGCTGGTGCGGGTGATCGACGGTACGCCCGGCCCGGCGACCGACACCCCGGGCGGTCCGACGACGGCTGCGGTGGCGGGCTGA
- a CDS encoding aldo/keto reductase, producing MEHALTLNDGHVIPQLGLGVYKIPDDLAAGTVQIALEDGYRHIDTAALYANERGVGEGLARAALPRDEVFVTTKVWNDRHGYDETLRAFDESLAKLGLDYVDLYLIHWPAPQQNRYVETYRALERLRADGRARSIGVSNFHPHHLDRLLAETDIVPAVNQIELHPWLSQTETRAYNTAHGILTEAWSPLARGRAIGNATLDAIGARHGKSAAQVVIRWHLELGNVVIPKSVTPSRIRENLDVFDFALDAADREAIARLDAGERTGKDPDDLD from the coding sequence ATGGAACATGCTCTGACGCTCAACGACGGTCACGTCATCCCCCAGCTCGGACTCGGCGTCTACAAGATCCCCGACGACCTCGCCGCCGGCACCGTGCAGATCGCACTGGAAGACGGTTACCGGCACATCGACACGGCCGCGCTCTACGCCAACGAACGTGGCGTCGGCGAGGGCCTGGCCCGGGCGGCGCTGCCCCGCGACGAGGTCTTCGTCACCACCAAGGTCTGGAACGACCGGCACGGCTACGACGAGACCCTGCGCGCCTTCGACGAGAGCCTGGCCAAGCTCGGCCTCGACTACGTCGACCTCTACCTGATCCACTGGCCGGCACCTCAGCAGAACCGGTACGTCGAGACCTACCGCGCGCTCGAACGCTTGCGGGCGGATGGCCGCGCCCGGTCGATCGGGGTCTCCAACTTCCACCCGCACCACCTCGACCGGCTCCTCGCCGAGACCGACATCGTGCCGGCGGTCAACCAGATCGAACTGCATCCGTGGCTGTCGCAGACCGAGACCCGGGCGTACAACACCGCCCACGGCATCCTCACCGAGGCCTGGTCGCCGCTGGCCAGGGGCCGTGCGATCGGCAACGCCACCCTCGACGCCATCGGCGCCCGGCACGGCAAGTCCGCCGCCCAGGTCGTGATCCGTTGGCACCTCGAGCTCGGCAACGTGGTGATTCCCAAGTCGGTGACGCCGTCGCGCATCCGGGAGAACCTCGACGTCTTCGACTTCGCCCTGGATGCGGCCGACCGGGAGGCCATCGCTCGGCTCGACGCCGGCGAACGCACCGGAAAAGACCCCGACGACCTCGACTGA
- a CDS encoding GNAT family N-acetyltransferase → MTLATDYLQAYDAQLRTDAETPSALSVTRLGPLRLVTFSGGRGFITYQDLDGADEAAIAGLVGEALEHFRADREITTAEWKTRGHDRAPGLHEALLANGFSADEPESIMIGPLEALCRNAPTPAGVTLRQITAEADVRAMSAAVDEAFGEAVDTRMAQALLDRLARDDGMELWVAETAGRIVCGGRLEPVPGTDFVGIWGGATLPAYRGRGIYRALTAARARSALALGKKFVHSDSTEDSRPILERSGLLRVSTTTPYNWTR, encoded by the coding sequence ATGACACTAGCCACGGATTACCTGCAGGCCTACGACGCTCAACTCCGCACCGATGCCGAAACGCCCAGCGCCCTCAGCGTCACCCGACTGGGCCCTCTCCGGTTGGTGACCTTCTCCGGCGGGCGGGGCTTCATCACCTACCAGGATCTTGACGGTGCCGATGAAGCGGCGATCGCGGGTCTGGTGGGGGAGGCGCTGGAGCACTTCCGAGCCGACCGGGAGATTACGACCGCGGAGTGGAAGACCCGCGGCCACGACCGGGCACCCGGGTTGCACGAGGCATTGCTGGCGAACGGGTTCTCCGCCGACGAGCCGGAGTCGATCATGATCGGCCCGCTGGAGGCCCTGTGCCGCAACGCTCCCACACCCGCCGGCGTGACCCTGCGGCAGATCACCGCCGAGGCCGACGTGCGCGCAATGAGCGCGGCGGTCGATGAAGCGTTCGGGGAGGCCGTCGACACCCGGATGGCCCAGGCCCTGCTTGATCGCCTCGCCCGTGACGACGGAATGGAACTGTGGGTGGCGGAGACCGCCGGCCGGATCGTCTGCGGCGGCCGCCTCGAGCCGGTCCCCGGCACCGACTTCGTCGGCATCTGGGGCGGCGCCACCCTCCCGGCCTACCGAGGCCGCGGCATCTACCGCGCCCTGACGGCCGCTCGTGCCCGCTCCGCGCTCGCGCTGGGCAAGAAGTTCGTGCACAGCGACTCCACCGAGGACTCGCGGCCGATCCTGGAGCGGTCCGGGCTCCTCCGGGTGTCGACGACCACGCCGTACAACTGGACCCGGTAA
- a CDS encoding aldo/keto reductase — protein sequence MDKRTLGRTGRTVSVIGLGTWQLGADWGDVTEADATAVLAASVDAGVTFFDTADVYGDGRSEQIIGHFLEHGAPGVDITVATKMGRRLEQLPENYVLDNFRAWTERSRRNLGTETLDLVQLHCPPSAVIESGEVYDALDTLVDDGVIANYGVSVETCAQALEAISRPGIATVQIILNAFRLKPLDEVVPAARAAGVGIIARVPLASGLLTGKYTRETVFAENDHRNYNRDGSAFDVGETFSGVDYETGLAAAAEFAALVPEGLTPAQAALAWVAQIDGVSSVIPGARSVKQAEGNASAGAVPALPIEFMEGVQSIYDRLLRESIHHRW from the coding sequence ATGGATAAGAGAACACTGGGCAGAACCGGCCGCACCGTCTCCGTCATCGGACTGGGCACCTGGCAGCTGGGCGCCGACTGGGGCGACGTCACCGAGGCCGACGCCACCGCCGTGCTCGCCGCATCCGTGGATGCCGGCGTCACCTTCTTCGACACCGCGGACGTCTACGGCGACGGACGCAGCGAGCAGATCATCGGGCACTTCCTCGAGCACGGCGCCCCCGGCGTGGACATCACCGTGGCCACCAAGATGGGCCGCCGCCTCGAGCAGCTGCCGGAGAACTACGTCCTCGACAACTTCCGCGCCTGGACCGAGCGCTCGCGCCGCAACCTCGGCACCGAGACCCTCGACCTGGTGCAGCTGCACTGCCCGCCGAGCGCCGTGATCGAGTCGGGCGAGGTCTACGACGCCCTCGACACCCTCGTCGACGACGGCGTCATCGCCAACTACGGCGTGAGCGTGGAGACCTGCGCGCAGGCGCTGGAGGCTATCAGCCGGCCGGGCATCGCGACGGTGCAGATCATCCTCAACGCCTTCCGGCTCAAGCCGCTCGACGAGGTCGTGCCGGCCGCACGCGCCGCGGGCGTGGGCATAATCGCCCGGGTGCCGCTGGCCAGCGGGCTGCTCACCGGCAAGTACACCCGCGAGACGGTGTTCGCCGAGAACGACCACCGCAACTACAACCGCGACGGCAGCGCCTTCGATGTGGGCGAGACCTTCTCCGGTGTCGACTACGAGACCGGCCTGGCCGCGGCGGCGGAGTTCGCCGCCCTGGTGCCGGAAGGCCTCACACCGGCTCAGGCCGCGCTGGCCTGGGTGGCGCAGATCGACGGGGTGTCTTCGGTGATCCCCGGCGCCCGGTCGGTGAAGCAGGCTGAGGGCAACGCATCCGCCGGCGCCGTGCCGGCACTGCCCATCGAGTTCATGGAAGGCGTGCAGTCCATCTACGACCGCCTGCTGCGCGAGTCCATCCACCACCGCTGGTAA